The nucleotide window CCGTGCGGGCGTCCGCGCTCGTCGAGGGGACGGGTCTGTCGCGCAGCACGCTCTATCTGCTGCTCGATTCGCTGGAACACCGTCACTGGATCGCGAAGCGAAGCGACGGCTACATCATCGGCCTGAAGCTGTTCGAACTGGGAAGCGCCTACGTTCGGCACGACGGTTTGCAGGTCGCGTTCAGGAATGAGGCCAGCGCGTTTGTTGCGGCGCATAACGAGGTCGTGCAACTCGCGGTGCTTGACGCGGCGGAGGTGGTCTATATCGCGCGCGAAGACGCACAACGTCCCGTGCGGCTCGTCTCGGATCTCGGTTCGCGACTGCCGGCGCACTGCAGCGCGCTCGGTAAGGCGCTGCTGGCGAGCCTCTCCGACGAGGAAGTGACAGCGATATTGCCAGAGCGCCTCGCTGCCATGACTTCGCACACGCTCACCCGGCGCAGCGCGTTGCTGCGCGAACTCGCAGGCATCCGCGCGTGCGGCCTTGCCACCGAGCGCGAAGAGGTCAGTGTCGGTCTTGCGTGCTTCGCGGCATACGTCGGGGTGACGGCGCTCGGCAAGCGCGTCGCCGTCAGCACCAGCGTGCCGCTTGGCCGCCTTGATGGGAGACGGGAAAAGCAGATCGTCACCGGAATCGCGCGCATTGCCAGCCGGATCGCGGCAGCGCTGTAACAACAGATACCCGCGTCAGACGCACACGTCGACGCGGGTTCGCGAAGCTCACGTATATCGATGCGGTGCCGGCTGCCATTTCTTCCAGAAATCGGGGTCGTGGCAGATCACCAGATCGCCGCCGAAAAACTCGGTCAGCAGGCGCAGCCGGGCGATCGACGCGATGGCCTGCTCGGTCGTGTGCGCATTGCCCGGCGGCATATCGGGATCGAGGTTCGCTGGGCAGAACACTGCGTCGCCGGTCATGATCATGATCGCGCCCGACGGCAGATTCAGCATCAGCGATTGATGCCCCGGCGTGTGCCCCGGTGTGGTCAGCACCGCGACGCCGGGCTTGATCATCTGATCGCCGCGCAGCAGTTCATAGTGAATGCCACAATCGAAGTACGCACGCTCGTACGGTCGCGCGACAAAGGTGTCGGGCTGATACGCGAAACGATATTCAGTGCGTTGCACCATAAAACGCGCATGCGGAAACAGCATGTTGCCGCCCGAGTGATCCCAATGGAAGTGACTGTTGATGACCATCTTGACGTCTTCCGGCGTATGACCGAGATCGGCCAGCCGTGCACGAATATCGTCCTGCCGATCGTAGCGCGCGATCATTTCGGAAAAGCGCTTCATCGACAGGCATGGATCGGTGCCCTCCTGCTCGCAATCATGCGGCAGCAGACCGGTGTCGAACAGAATATGCTCGCCGTCGGCCATTTCGATAAAGGCACCAGTCACGGGAATCTCGACCCGCGTGCCCATGCCGCGTCTGAGCGTCAATGACGACTGGTCGTTGATCAGTGTGCCTAGGTTGAACAGCGAAACGCTTTTGACGAGCGTCTCGTTTGCGCTGCGGGTGCTGCCGTGTGTAGTCATCTGCCGGGCTTCCTGTAGTGCCATGATCAGGTTTGGCCGAATCGTGGCTGCATTGCTTTACCGTGTTGAAATTCGCGTTTGTGGTTCTGACTCGCGCCGCGCCCGAGCTGTGCGCTTCGCCAGCGGCACGCTCTTGCGATGCTGCTCTGCCGCGCGACAGACACTCGTTCAGATATTACTGTTGCAACTGCCGGCGCGGGCGCAAGCGATGCAGAATAGGCATGCGCGACGCCGCAGCAGCACCAGTGGGATGATAAAATCCAGCCTGCGCTCGATGCACCGGCGCGGCAGTGAGTAGTACCCGTGCCCCTATACGTATCCGCCGGCTTCCCGTCGCGTCCTTCATCTGTTCTAAACAGGAGCCACCTTGCCCATCGCCGCCCTCGGCCCTCCGCGCCGGCTGTATCGCGAAATTGCCGCGCAGCTCGAAGCCCTGATCAGTAATGGCGAGTTTCCGCCCGGCACACGCTTGCCCGGAGAACGCGAACTGGCCAAGCTGTTCGGCGTGAGCCGTCCGCCGTTGCGCGAGGCGCTGCTCGCGCTGGAGATCGCCGGTCTGGTCGACGTGCGCGTCGGCTCGGGCGTGTGGGTGGTCGAACGCTCGTCCAGTCCGCGTGCAGAGGTTGCGGTGAGTACCAAAGACAGCGGTGAACCCGGGCCCTTCGAACTCATCAAGGCGCGCGAAGTGCTCGAGGGCGAAATTGTCGCGCTGGCCGCCAGTGCCGCTACCCAGTCCGACCTCGACGGCATCCTCGAGACCATCGACCAGATGATCGAGGAAAACGCTCACCACGTCGTCGAGCAGGAAGCCGACAGGCTGTTCCATCTGCGCATCGCCGCTGCCACTGGCAATAGTGCGTTCGTTCATCTGGTACGCTCGATCTGGGAATTTCGCTACGGCCCGATGTGGATCAAAATTGAAGAGCATTTCCTGACGCCCCAGCGCCGCGCGCAAACCGTGAAGGATCATCTGGCGATCTATAAGGCGATCAAATCGCGCGACCCGGAACGCGCACGGGCCGCGATGCATGCCCACCTGCGCCGCGTTCATGACGAATTCACGAAAGGATGGGACAAGGCAAATCGTCCTGTTGAAGCGAGCGGCGCGCCGTCTGCTCCTACCGACTGAGTCGCCGGTTTCACGCCATGCGAAGGCATGGCGTGTCCGGCTGTCGGTCGGTTGTCTGTCAAATGTCCATCGGCTGCGGTGAACATTGAGGCCCAGCCGCGCAAGCGGTGGGCCTCAAGTCCCAGGCATTACGCCCCAAGCGGAGCCGGGAAGGCGATACCGTAGCGATGCCCGCATACCTCAAGCGCCGGCCGGATCGTGTCATGCAACCGCACGCCACCTGCGAGTTGTGCCGCTCTGCGAGCCATACCGCCGTCCCCGGGCATGCGCACACTTTCCACGCCGGGGCGTGGCGGATTGTTGCGGCATGCATCCGCGAGCCAATCCATCTGCCGCTTGAATTCCTGCTCACCGCAGAAAGCCGCCGGGTCATACAAGGTCATGAATACGGTCGCGCCCCAGCCCTCGGAAGGATCGGCGCGACCGAAGCCGGCCAGGCCACTCGTCAGCGCTTCAATCAGCACGGCGAGTCCGAAGCCCTTATGGCCCGCTCCGAGACCGCCAAGAGGCAGGATGGTGCCGGGCGGATTGTCGAACAGCACACCGGGTTCGTCTGTGGCGTTGCCTTGCGCATCGAGCATCCATGGTTCGTTGAAACGCTCGCCCGCTTTGTGCCGCCGTGCGGTCATCGCATTGGTAGTGACCGACGATGAAATGTCGATAAGGAACGGCGTATCCGACGTCGGTACGCCGATCGCGACCGGATTCGGTGTGAACACAGCGCGTGTGCCGCCGAACGGCGCGACGCTTTGTACACTCGGATCGGAACTGGACAGCATCAGCACGAAACCCGCTTCGGTCGCCTTCAGCAGATACGCGGCGAGGCTCGCAATATGATGGCTGCGGCGAATCACCAGTGTCGCGGTGCCGTATTCGCGAGCCCGCGGCAGCAGCGCGTCGATACCGCGCAGCACCAGCGACGGTCCGGGCAGACGGCGCCCATCCCACAACAAGGTTGCCGCTTTGTCGGCG belongs to Paraburkholderia sp. FT54 and includes:
- a CDS encoding IclR family transcriptional regulator, with amino-acid sequence MKTLYEVPALKRAHDVLEILAQATAPVRASALVEGTGLSRSTLYLLLDSLEHRHWIAKRSDGYIIGLKLFELGSAYVRHDGLQVAFRNEASAFVAAHNEVVQLAVLDAAEVVYIAREDAQRPVRLVSDLGSRLPAHCSALGKALLASLSDEEVTAILPERLAAMTSHTLTRRSALLRELAGIRACGLATEREEVSVGLACFAAYVGVTALGKRVAVSTSVPLGRLDGRREKQIVTGIARIASRIAAAL
- a CDS encoding N-acyl homoserine lactonase family protein, which translates into the protein MTTHGSTRSANETLVKSVSLFNLGTLINDQSSLTLRRGMGTRVEIPVTGAFIEMADGEHILFDTGLLPHDCEQEGTDPCLSMKRFSEMIARYDRQDDIRARLADLGHTPEDVKMVINSHFHWDHSGGNMLFPHARFMVQRTEYRFAYQPDTFVARPYERAYFDCGIHYELLRGDQMIKPGVAVLTTPGHTPGHQSLMLNLPSGAIMIMTGDAVFCPANLDPDMPPGNAHTTEQAIASIARLRLLTEFFGGDLVICHDPDFWKKWQPAPHRYT
- a CDS encoding FadR/GntR family transcriptional regulator, translating into MPIAALGPPRRLYREIAAQLEALISNGEFPPGTRLPGERELAKLFGVSRPPLREALLALEIAGLVDVRVGSGVWVVERSSSPRAEVAVSTKDSGEPGPFELIKAREVLEGEIVALAASAATQSDLDGILETIDQMIEENAHHVVEQEADRLFHLRIAAATGNSAFVHLVRSIWEFRYGPMWIKIEEHFLTPQRRAQTVKDHLAIYKAIKSRDPERARAAMHAHLRRVHDEFTKGWDKANRPVEASGAPSAPTD
- a CDS encoding Ldh family oxidoreductase, whose product is MSAPRYAADALIGYANQLLEAVGLASTHADAVARTLVDGDLLGHDTHGLAQLAGYVGALEAGTMTKEGEPLVIADKAATLLWDGRRLPGPSLVLRGIDALLPRAREYGTATLVIRRSHHIASLAAYLLKATEAGFVLMLSSSDPSVQSVAPFGGTRAVFTPNPVAIGVPTSDTPFLIDISSSVTTNAMTARRHKAGERFNEPWMLDAQGNATDEPGVLFDNPPGTILPLGGLGAGHKGFGLAVLIEALTSGLAGFGRADPSEGWGATVFMTLYDPAAFCGEQEFKRQMDWLADACRNNPPRPGVESVRMPGDGGMARRAAQLAGGVRLHDTIRPALEVCGHRYGIAFPAPLGA